A stretch of Solea senegalensis isolate Sse05_10M linkage group LG10, IFAPA_SoseM_1, whole genome shotgun sequence DNA encodes these proteins:
- the lrrc4.2 gene encoding leucine-rich repeat-containing protein 4.2 translates to MSPLGQVSVQPTWNAALLAVLSLMVPALSMCQSTGPVSGSANPQNCPGVCSCTNQLSKVVCTRRGLVRVPPNIPANTRYLNLMENSIESIQADTFRHLHHLEVLQLGRNAIRQIEVGAFNGLTSLNTLELFDNRLTVIPSGAFEYLSKLRELWLRNNPIESIPSYAFNRVPSLMRLDLGELRKLEYISDGAFEGLQNLKYLNLGMCNLREFPNLSPLVGLEELEISENVFPELKPGAFRGLKNLRKLWIMNSAITTIERNAFDDITALVELNLAHNNLSSLPHNLFTPLQYLVELHLHHNPWRCDCDVVWLSWWLRENIPTNSTCCGRCHTPAHMKGRYLVEVDQTTFQCSAPVILDAPRDLNISAARVAELKCRTAAMSSVRWLLPNGTVLTHGSAHPRISVLNDGTLNFSNVLPSDTGVYTCMVSNMAGNSNASAYLNVSNAELNTSNLSYFTTVTVEFLEPTVEETPKPKPTVPASPSVFQPVFISTPTVLFQNTQTPRQVSIPTARIPSGPAASLDEVMKTTKIIIGCFVAVTLLAAAMLIAFYKLRKRHQQRSTVAAARTIEIIQMEEEVHPVPPPTSGSSGSDDTGLVLPTLVEHNSNTFKPGYVSSSSSSSRHGGYGAHWTQNNSLHRSVRQHHSHISTIADPYVIKTTQGKEKVQETQI, encoded by the coding sequence ATGAGTCCTCTGGGCCAGGTTAGTGTGCAGCCTACCTGGAACGCAGCCCTGCTCGCCGTGCTCTCCCTCATGGTGCCTGCCCTCAGTATGTGCCAGTCCACGGGGCCTGTGTCGGGCTCGGCTAACCCACAGAACTGTCCAGGTGTGTGCTCATGCACGAACCAGCTCAGCAAAGTGGTGTGTACGCGCAGAGGCCTGGTGAGAGTTCCTCCAAACATCCCAGCCAACACCAGGTACCTAAACCTGATGGAAAACAGCATAGAGAGCATACAAGCTGATACTTTCAGACACCTGCATCACCTGGAGGTACTGCAGCTGGGCAGGAACGCAATCAGGCAGATTGAAGTGGGGGCATTTAATGGCCTCACCAGTCTAAATACCTTGGAGCTGTTTGACAACAGACTGACAGTCATACCTAGTGGAGCTTTTGAGTACCTGTCAAAGTTAAGAGAGTTGTGGCTTCGAAACAATCCCATCGAGAGCATCCCCTCGTACGCCTTCAACCGTGTCCCCTCACTCATGAGACTGGACCTGGGGGAGCTGAGGAAATTGGAGTACATTTCTGACGGGGCGTTCGAAGGCCTTCAAAACCTCAAGTATCTCAACTTGGGGATGTGCAACCTGAGGGAGTTTCCCAACCTTTCACCTCTGGTGGGACTGGAGGAGCTAGAGATATCCGAGAATGTTTTCCCCGAGCTGAAGCCTGGAGCTTTTCGCGGGCTCAAGAATTTACGTAAACTTTGGATTATGAACTCAGCCATCACTACCATTGAGAGGAATGCATTTGATGATATCACGGCCTTGGTGGAGCTCAATTTAGCCCATAATAACCTGTCATCTCTTCCTCACAACCTCTTCACCCCTCTGCAGTACCTGGTGGAGCTACACCTGCACCACAACCCTTGGAGATGCGACTGTGATGTGGTGTGGCTTTCCTGGTGGCTCAGAGAAAACATCCCCACAAATTCCACCTGCTGCGGACGCTGCCACACCCCGGCCCACATGAAAGGAAGATACCTGGTGGAGGTAGATCAGACGACCTTTCAGTGTTCTGCACCCGTCATACTCGACGCGCCGAGAGATCTCAACATCTCGGCAGCAAGAGTGGCGGAACTAAAGTGTCGCACAGCTGCCATGAGCTCAGTGAGATGGCTTCTTCCTAATGGGACTGTTTTGACACATGGCTCAGCTCACCCACGGATATCTGTCCTAAATGATGGGACTCTGAATTTCTCCAATGTTCTCCCGTCAGATACAGGAGTCTACACTTGCATGGTGAGCAACATGGCAGGAAATTCTAATGCCTCAGCGTACTTAAATGTCAGCAACGCCGAACTCAATACGTCTAATCTGTCCTACTTTACCACCGTGACAGTGGAATTTTTGGAGCCCACAGTGGAGGAGACACCTAAACCCAAGCCTACAGTCCCCGCCTCGCCCTCTGTGTTTCAACCCGTCTTCATCTCCACGCCAACCGTGCTGTTCCAAAATACTCAGACTCCAAGGCAGGTGTCAATTCCAACTGCCAGAATCCCGAGTGGGCCAGCCGCCAGCCTGGATGAGGTGATGAAAACCACCAAAATCATCATTGGCTGTTTTGTCGCCGTTACCTTGCTGGCAGCTGCCATGTTAATTGCATTCTATAAATTGCGGAAGCGGCATCAGCAGAGGAGCACGGTGGCAGCAGCCCGGACCATAGAGATCATACAGATGGAGGAAGAGGTTCACCCCGTTCCACCTCCCACCTCTGGATCTAGCGGCTCGGACGACACCGGTTTGGTACTGCCTACGTTAGTggaacacaacagcaacacctTTAAACCCGGGtatgtgtcctcctcctcctcctcctcccgccaTGGGGGCTATGGAGCCCACTGGACCCAGAACAACTCTCTGCATCGCTCAGTCAGACAGCATCACAGCCACATCAGCACCATTGCTGATCCTTACGTCATAAAGACTACGCAAGGCAAGGAGAAGGTTCAAGAGACTCAAATCTGA